DNA sequence from the Streptomyces sp. MST-110588 genome:
CGCGCGGCGCGCCACGTGCCCGGGCGGACCACGGCAGCCGGTGCGGGCGCCGCGCCGGGGACGGAGGTGACTCCCCTGGCGGAGGCGGTGGCCGCGGCGGCCGGGCCGGAGGTGCTGCCCGGCGCCTTGCCCGGGACATCTCCCAAGGCGTCCGCCGAGACTTCGCGTGAGGCGTCCGGTGTCTCCGGGCGCACCGTCTTCCTGCTCGCGCACACCGGCCGGCCCGCGGCCGTCCGCAGCGCCGAACTGGTCGTCCAAGGGCTGCTGCGCAGCGGGATCGGCGTACGGGTGCTGGCGGAGGAAGCCGCCGACCTGCCGCTGCCGCCGTCCGTGGAACTGGTCGACTCCGAGCAGTGCGCGGCCGAGGGCTGTGAGCTGCTGGTCGTGCTCGGTGGGGACGGGACGCTGCTGCGCGGCGCGGACTTCTCCCGTACCTCCGGCGTGCCGATGCTCGGTGTCAACCTCGGGCGGGTCGGTTTCCTCGCCGAGGCCGAACGGGACGATCTGGACAAGGTCGTCGACCGCGTCGTCACCCGCTCGTACGAGGTCGAGGAGCGCATGACGCTCGATGTGCTCGTACGCAACAACGGCAGCGTCGTGCACACCGACTGGGCCCTGAACGAGGCGTCGGTGGAGAAGGCCGCGCGGGAGCGGATGCTGGAGGTCGTCACCGAGGTCGACGGCCGGCCGGTCTCGCGCTTCGGCGGTGACGGGGTGGTGTGCGCGACGCCGACCGGCTCGACCGCGTACGCCTTCTCGGCGGGCGGACCGGTGGTCTGGCCCGAGGTCGAGGCGCTGCTGATGGTGCCGATCAGCGCGCATGCGCTCTTCGCCAAGCCGCTGGTCACCTCCCCCAATTCGGTACTGGCGGTCGAGGTGCAGCCCAAGACGCCGCACGGGGTGCTGTGGTGCGACGGCCGGCGCACCGTGGAGCTGCCGGCCGGCGCCCGGGTGGAGGTCCGGCGCGGCGCCGTGCCCGTACGGCTCGCGCGGCTGCACCACGCCTCCTTCACCGACCGTCTCGTGGCCAAGTTCGCCCTGCCGGTGGCCGGCTGGCGGGGAGCGCCGCACTGAGGCCGCGCGCCCGGGTTGCGAGGGCCCGGGAGGCCCCGGGGCCCGGGAGTTCGTACACCCGGGCCACCGAACCCGGCCGGTCCTGCGTCTGGTCGGTCCTGCGTCTGGTCGGGCCCGCCGTCCGGGATCGGGCGCCGGGCCCGCCGGACGCCGGGCGTGGTCAGGACCGGCCCGGTCAGGCGCGGGACGCGGTCAGGAACCGTGCTTGCCGAGCAGCTCGCGAGCGCGGGTGAGGGCGGAGTCCCGGCGGGCATCCAGCTCCTGGTCCGTGAAGACGGGGGTCCGGATGGCCGGGGGTATGCCCGTTCCGTCGTACGTACGGCCCCGGGCCGTCATGAACTCCTCGTTGGGCAGGCTGAACGTCCAGCCGTTGGGCAACGTACGGTCCATCGTGTCGGAGAAGACGCCCTGGGTGTTCTCACCGATCCGGACGGGCGCGGGCCCCCGCCCCATCAGCGCCTGGGTGAAGGTCTCGCCCGCACTGATCGTCAGCCGCCCGGTCAGCACCGCCGTCGGTCCGGTGTAGCGCGGGCCGTGATACGGGCGGACGGTGATCGGCTGGGGCGCGGTGAACCGTTTGGGATCCCGCGGGTCGTTGCGCGCGTGCTTGCGGTAGGCGAGGTACGGGCGGTCGGTGAGGCGGGAGGCGATGCGCAGCCCGAGCGGGTCCGCCCCGCCGCCGTTGAGCCGCAGATCGATGATCAGGCCGCGCAGCGCCTCGGGACCGTGCGTACGGGCCTTGGTGAATATCGCGTCCAGCGCCCGGTCCAGTTCGGCGACGTCCGCGGCGTAGGAGCCGCCGGCCGTGTATCCGATGAAGCCGGTGACGCGGAAATAGCCGAGGTGTCCGGGGAGGTCGGCGTAGCTGAGCTTGCCCCGCGCCCACTGGCGGCGGGTGACTCCCGGCCCGAGGTTCGCGGCGATCGCCGCATCCATCTTCTTCATGTCCGCGGGCGAGGGAATCTTCGTGCCCGGACGGAGCCCGGCGTACCTGCGGCCCTTCCCGCCGTCCACAGAGGTGTGGGCGTCGTGCAACGGCTCGATCATGTCGCGCAGCACGGCGAAGAGTTCGTCGTCCGTCGTCCTGGCGGTGATCCGCGGACGGTAGCGGTCCCGGACCGCGGACCAGTCGATCTTCTTGGCGGCGAAGAACGGGTAGTTCTCCGCGTAGGTGCGCCAGAAAACGTCGAAGACCGCCCGGGGGTCCTTCGCCGGCCGCTGACGGCAGCGGGCGGGCAGCGCGTCCAGGCGCCGCAGCGAGCGGTACCCGGCGTTGTCCGGGGCCGACAGCCGCGCCCGGTCACCGCCTTGAGGCACCACCGTCAGCGTCGAGCCCGGTACGTCGAACTCGGCGCGGCCGGGCGCGTCCGGGTCGCCCTTGCGTGTGCCGGTGAGGATGCCGGGCAGACAACTGACGGCCGTGGTGTCGTACGTACGCAGTTGCCGGCCCCGCACGGTGACGAGCGTGCCGTAGCCGTCCATCCGCCACACGCCTTGAACGGACGCGGGCCGCTGCTCACCGTCCGGCCGGGGCGCGCGGGGCGGCGCTGTGCCGGAGCAGGCGGTGCCGGCCAGTGCGGTCACGGCGGCCAGCACCAGGGCGAGCGCACCGGTCCGGCGGCCCGGTCGTGGGCCGGTGACGCGCGCGGTGCCGAGGCGGGCGGGGGCAGGGGGCATGGGGGCATGGGGGGCGTGCGCGGCTGGTGCGGTTGTCGTGACGCGGGCTGGGCATGGTGTCCCTTTCGTGAGTCAGGCGGTGGTCAGGGTCTCGGCGGCGCGGCGGCGCAGACCGAGGTGTACCGGCAGGCCGGTGGAGAGCAGCGTCAGCAGGAGCGTGCCGCCGGCTATCGCGGCGGCGGTGGTCCACGGCACGTACGGCAGGGACGTCCCGTACGCCTCCTTGAGGATCGGGGCGAGCGTGAGCAGCGCGATGGCCGCGCCCAGCAGCAGTGAGGTGCCGGCGATGACGGCCGCTTCCCACGCCGCCATGGACCGCACCTGACGGCGGTGCGTGCCGATCAGGCGCAGCAGCGCCAGGTCGCGGCGGCGCTCGGCGGTGATCATCGCCAGGGTGTTGGCGGCGGCGATGGCGGCGAAGCCCGCGTACAGAGCCGTGCCGACGTAATCGAGCCACACACCGGCCTCGGGGCCGGCCGAGCCGGTCCGGTGCTCGGCGGTCGTATGGACCGCGATCTTGGTCGTGCCGAACGCCACGACCAGCACCAAGGGGATCACGGCGGAGGAGAAGCGGCGCGACTGCGTGGTGATGTTGAGCATCGCCAGCTCGGCCGCGCTGCCGAACCGGCCTGTCAGACGGGCCACCAGCCGGGCGACGGGACCGATGATGCGCGGGCCCAGGAGCCCCACGCCGAGGCAGAACAGGAGCAGGACCAGGAAAGCGCCCTGGCTGCCCTTGCCGTCCGGCTGCGCGGCCAGCAGACGGGAGACGATCACTGCGCCCGCCACCGCGGCCAGGCCCAGGGGCAGCCGCAGCAGCCCCAGCTTGCGGCGGCCCGCGGCGGCCTCTGTCAAGGCACGGGCGGGGCGCAGCGCGGCGAACCGGGTGGCGGCCAGCACTCCGGCGAGGGCGGAGGTGACCACCGCGACCGCCAGGCACACCGGCAGCGGCAGCAGACTGAAGCGGAAGGCGACCTCCGGGGGCAGCAGGCCGTGATCGACCATGCCGCCGAACCACCAGCGCGCCACCACTTCGCCGAGCGCGCACCCGGCTATGGCCGCGGGGACGGCGGCGGTCACCGCCTGGGTGGCGACGGCGCGCCGGATCTGCCACGGCCGGGCGCCGATGGAGCGCAGCATCGCGAATTCGCGGAGCTGCTGGGCGACGGCCGTCCCCATCGTCGAGGCGATCACGAATATCGACATGTAGATGGAGCCGATGAGAAGGATCGTGGCCATCATGCCGACGTTGCTCTGGGCCATCACCCGGCGTGCTCCGGCCGACAGGCCGTCCGCGCCGGTCGTGACCAGCATCGTCGTCGAGGCGCTGATGACGGTCGCCGCGAAGAGGGAGGCGACCGCCGTACCGGCGAACGCCGGCCGGTGCCCGCGCAGCGCCGCCCGTGCCAGCCCGCTGCTCGCCGACCTGCCCCGGCCTCCTGCCGGACCGCCTCCGGCTGGACCGCCGCCGTTCACCGGGCGGATTCCCGCCGGCGCGTCGGAGGCCGGGCCGTCGCCCTTCACCCCGCCGGCCCGGAGCCCGTCGGCCGCCGAACCCCCCGGCGCCATTCCGCTGGACATGTGCAGCACACCCTTCCGATCACGTTCTGCATCCAGCGTGACGGGCGAGGGGCACCGGCACCATGAGGTAAACCGCCACGGTCATGGTGGGGTTTTCCGCAGTACGCAGCGGGCACCGAGCGCGGGCGGAGGGGGAGGCCGTCGCGAGGCGGGCCCCGGACCTCGTAAGGTCGTATCCGTGTTGGAGGAGATGCGGATCCGGTCCCTGGGCGTCATTGACGATGCCGTAGTCGAGCTGTCGCCGGGATTCACGGCGGTGACGGGCGAGACGGGCGCGGGCAAGACCATGGTCGTCACCAGCCTCGGGCTGCTGCTCGGTGGCCGCGCCGACCCCGCCCTGGTGCGGATCGGCGCCAAGGCGGCCGTCGTAGAAGGCCGGCTGGCGGTCGGCCCCACCGCCCCGGCAGCCGTACGTGCCGAGGAGGCGGGCGCCGAACTGGACGACGGAACGCTGCTGATCAGCCGTACCGTCTCGGCCGAAGGCCGCTCCCGGGCGCACGTGGGCGGACGGTCCGTACCGGTCGGCCTGCTGGGAGAGCTGGCGGACGACCTGGTGGCCGTACACGGTCAGACCGACCAGCAGGGGCTGCTGCGCCCGGCCCGGCAGCGGCAGGCCCTGGACCGCTACGCGGGCGACGCGGTCTCCGTCCCGCTCGCCAAGTACACCGCCGCGTACCGGCGGCTGCGCGCGGTCGCCGCCGAACTGGAGGAACTGACCACACGGGCACGCGAGCGGGCCCAGGAAGCGGACCTGCTGCGCTTCGGCCTGGAGGAGATCGCGGCGGTCGAGCCGCAGCCCGGCGAGGACACGGAGCTGGCCGCCGAAGCGGAGCGGCTCGGCCACGCCGAGGGCCTGGCCTCGGCCGCGTCCGCCGCGCACGCCGCCCTGGCCGGCGACCCGGAAGACCCCGAAGGCGTGGACGCCAACACCCTCGTCGCCGGCGCCCACCGCGCGCTGGAAGCCGTACGCGGCCACGACCCGGCGCTGGCCGGGCTCGCCGAGCGGCTGGGTGAGATCGGCATCCTGATGGCCGACGTGGCGGGCGAGCTGGCGAGTTACGCGGACGGGCTGGACGCGGACCCGCTGCGGCTCGCCGCGGTCGAGGAGCGCCGCGCCGCGCTGACCCACCTGACCCGCAAGTACGGCCAGGACATCACCTCCGTACTGGCATGGGCCGAGGAGAGCGCCGCCCGGCTCGCCGAGCTGGAAGGCGACGACGACCGGATCGGCGAGCTGACCGCGGAGCGGGACGCGCTCCGCGCGGAACTGGGCGAGCTGGCCCAGGCGTTGACCGACGCCCGTACCGCGTCGGCACGGCGCTTCGCCGAGGCGGTGACGGCCGAACTCGGCGAACTGGCCATGCCGCACGCCCGGGTGAGCGTCGACATCCGGCAGACCGAGGTCGCCGAGGAGAGCGAGGGCATCGAGGTCGGCGGCCGGTCCGTCGCCTTCGGCGCGACCGGCGCGGACGAGGTGGAACTGCTGCTGGCCCCGCACCCGGGCGCGCCGCCGCGGCCCATCTCCAAGGGCGCGTCGGGCGGTGAGCTCTCCCGCGTCATGCTCGCGGTCGAGGTCGTCTTCGCCGGCTCCGACCCCGTACCGACCTACCTCTTCGACGAGGTCGACGCGGGCGTCGGCGGCAAGGCGGCGGTGGAGGTCGGTCGGCGTCTGGCCCGGCTGGCCAAGTCCGCGCAGGTCGTGGTCGTCACCCACCTGCCGCAGGTCGCGGCCTTCGCGGACCGGCAGCTACTGGTGGAAAAGACGCATGACGGGTCGGTGACGCGCAGCGGCGTCACGGTCCTGGAGGGCGAGGAGCGGGTACGGGAGCTGTCGCGCATGCTCGCGGGCCAGGAGGACTCCGAAACGGCGCGGGCACATGCGGAGGAACTGCTGGAAACGGCGCGTTCGGGGCTTTGAGTGCTTTGAGTGCTTTGAGTGTTCTGAGGGCGATTGATGCGTTGACGGGTGCTGAGGGGCACTGAAGGACGCCGAGGGGGTAGTGAAGGACGCGCCTGATGGACGCCGAGGAGGTATTGAAGGACGCTGAGAGGCGGTATTGAAGGGCGCGCCTGACGGACGCTTGCTCAAGGGCGCACGTCCGGGCGCCCCTTCATTCCTTCGTCTCTTTTTCCGCGCCCGGTCGACAGGCGACCTCCAGGTGGTGGCGTCGGGTGCGTTCTCGTACCTCCTCCGGTGAGAGGACTTCACCGGGACCGGACCCTGCGTCGTTCCGCTCCTGGCGTGACCGCCGTGCCGCAGGGTTTCCGGCCCGCTGCCCCGGGGCACGTGCTGTGCACCGCTGACACCGGGAACTCCGGTCGGGAGGGCAGCGCATGAACATGCAGCGCATGAACATGACGAAAGCAGTGCCGGGCGCCGGGCGTTCGGCGGCGCGCCGGGCCGCGGACAGCCCCGCCGTGGAGGCCGCCGCGCGGGCCGGCTTCGCGGCCCGGGGCGTGATCTATCTCCTCGTGGGCGTCCTGGCGCTGCGCATCGCCTTCGGCGGCTCCGGCGAACAGGCCGACCGGGGCGGGGCGCTGGCGGAGCTCTCCGGGAAGCCGTTCGGCACCGCCCTGATATGGGCCCTGGGGACCGGTCTGGCCGGGATGGCCCTGTGGCGGCTCTCGGAGGCCGTGGTGGGCGCGGCCGGCCCCGACGGTCACAAGGCCCGTAAGCGGCTGCTGTCGGCGGGGCGCTTCGTCTTCTACGCCGTGGTCTGCTTCTCCGTACTGTCCTTCGCCGCGGGGGAGAAAGGCAGTGGCAGCGGGTCCAGCGACCGGCAGTCCCGGGATGTCACGGCCAAGGCCCTGGACCTGACGGGCGGCCGGTGGGCGGTGGGTGTGGCCGGGGCGGGTATCGCCGTGGCGGGAATCTGGATAGCGGCCCGCGCCGTCCTCCGTACGTTCCGCAAACACCTCGAACGGGGCGATATGCCACGACGGGTCCGGCAACTCGTCGACGCTCTGGGGTGGTCGGCGGCAGCGCGCGGGCGGGGTGCTGGCGGTGGCCGGCGTGTTCGTGGTCCGGGCCGCGGTCACGTACGACCCGGGCAGCGCCAAGGGGATGGACGACACGCTCCGTTCGTTCGCCGGCACCCCGGCCGGGCCCTGGCTGCTGGCGGTGATCGCCCTGGGGCTGGCGCTGTTCGGGCTCTTCTCCTTCGCCATGGCCCGGTGGCGGAAGCTGTGAGGACGGTTCGTCCAGGAGGCGTGAGGGCAGTTCACAAGGGTGCGGAGGGCGGCTCCGGGCATATGAGAGGCCCGCCGTAAGGTGGTCCGGCAAGATCCTGTGGCTTCCGTGGAGGGAGCACGGAGGCACGGCGGACCACGGACGGACGAGGAGCGGGGCGCGGCATGGCGGTGGCGGACGGCGGGGGAGCCGGTCGGGAACCCGTACGTGGACGGGTGGGAAGGGCTGGACGGGCTCGGGGACGCGGACGGATCGCGGTGCTGGTGACGGCGGCCGGGGCGACCCGGGCCGCGTACGAGGCACTCAAGAGGCGGCCACCGGGCGGCGCCCCGGTATGGGAGCGGAAGAACCACGCGGGCCGCACGGTCGGACTGCACGCGGGACCCGCCACCGCCGCCGGAACGGCGCTGGCCGTGGCCGGCGCCCCGGGCCTGCCCGCCCGTACGCGCGGCGCGGCGGCACTGGCGGTGCTGGCGGCCGGCGGCTGCGGGGGTACGACGACATCGCGGGCGCCGGTGACCCGCGGCGCGGCTTCCGGGCGCACCTGTCGGCACTCCGCCAAGGAGAAGTGACCAGCGGCGCGGTGAAGCTGTTCGGCATCGGCGCCGCGGGGCTGGCCGCCGGCGCCCTGCTCAAGGAACGTCCGCTGGACAAGGTGCTGGCAGGCGTGGTGACGGCGGGATCGGCTCACTTGGTCAACCTGCTGGACGTACGGCCCGGCCGGGCCGCCGTCGCCGTGCTGGCCATCGGCGCGCCGGGACTGCTGCGCCGTGGTCCGGCGGGCCCGCTGTCCGCCGCCGCCATGGGAGCCGCGGCGGCGGTCCTCACGGATGACCTCGGCGAGCGCACCATGCTCGGCGACGCGGGCGCGCACGCCCTCGGCGCCGCTCTGGGCCTGGCCGTCGTCGCCGGGAACGGCCGGGCGGGCCTGGCCGCCCACGCCGCCGCGCTGATCGCGGCGGCGGCCGGCGGCGACCGCGTCAGCCGTGCGGCGGGAGCCGTCGGAGTCGGATAGGCGGCCGGAGGAGCGGGGGCCACCTGGCGACCGCTCGGAAGCGGAACGTCCGTCCCGGACGGTCACGGGTGATGCGGGCCGCGCCGAAGCGGTCGGCGGTCTCCGGCAGATGTTCCACGCCGCGCATCTCGACCACGGTCGTCTCCGGGGCGGCGGTCCGGCTGTATGCACCCATGGTCGGCATCCCGGGAACGCCGTCGAAGCGGAATCGCCGTCCCCGGCTTCGATGCCCCATCACCCCATCGCCCCACCGTTCGAACGCGTACCCGCCCTGGTCGGCCAAGAAGGTGTGCCATGCGAAGAAACAAAGAAATGCGGGCACAGATGTACAGCCGCACAACCGGCGGGATTCGCCATCAGAGTTCCGGGTTCGCCGGACGCCGTGTGAACGAGGGCGGTGAGGCGCGGCGAAAAGGGCTTCGCGGGCGATGTTGGCGATGTGGGCGTTCTGCTCGGAGTGGGTGATTTGTCGCTCGTGTGGGTGGTCCCGGCGGCGTACGGTCGAGGCGCGCCATAGGAACAGTCCGCGGGCGGTGCCCGATCGGGGGCGCGGGCTGGCATCCTGGGCTCAGCACGCGCCTCGTGCCGTGCCCGTCGCCACCGTACGTACGTCCAAACGTCTGTACGCCCAAGCGTCTGTACGCCCAAGCGTCTGTACGTCCGTGCGTCGGCACCACCGTACGTCCGCACATCGGGCCGCACGCCGGCCCGCTCACCCAGCCGCCCGACCGACCCGGGAGTTCCGCCACGTGATCAGCACTTCGCCCCCGTCGCACGGAGAGTCCCCGCTGCGTACGGTCCAGGTGC
Encoded proteins:
- a CDS encoding NAD kinase, which codes for MPGTSPKASAETSREASGVSGRTVFLLAHTGRPAAVRSAELVVQGLLRSGIGVRVLAEEAADLPLPPSVELVDSEQCAAEGCELLVVLGGDGTLLRGADFSRTSGVPMLGVNLGRVGFLAEAERDDLDKVVDRVVTRSYEVEERMTLDVLVRNNGSVVHTDWALNEASVEKAARERMLEVVTEVDGRPVSRFGGDGVVCATPTGSTAYAFSAGGPVVWPEVEALLMVPISAHALFAKPLVTSPNSVLAVEVQPKTPHGVLWCDGRRTVELPAGARVEVRRGAVPVRLARLHHASFTDRLVAKFALPVAGWRGAPH
- a CDS encoding S41 family peptidase — translated: MPPAPARLGTARVTGPRPGRRTGALALVLAAVTALAGTACSGTAPPRAPRPDGEQRPASVQGVWRMDGYGTLVTVRGRQLRTYDTTAVSCLPGILTGTRKGDPDAPGRAEFDVPGSTLTVVPQGGDRARLSAPDNAGYRSLRRLDALPARCRQRPAKDPRAVFDVFWRTYAENYPFFAAKKIDWSAVRDRYRPRITARTTDDELFAVLRDMIEPLHDAHTSVDGGKGRRYAGLRPGTKIPSPADMKKMDAAIAANLGPGVTRRQWARGKLSYADLPGHLGYFRVTGFIGYTAGGSYAADVAELDRALDAIFTKARTHGPEALRGLIIDLRLNGGGADPLGLRIASRLTDRPYLAYRKHARNDPRDPKRFTAPQPITVRPYHGPRYTGPTAVLTGRLTISAGETFTQALMGRGPAPVRIGENTQGVFSDTMDRTLPNGWTFSLPNEEFMTARGRTYDGTGIPPAIRTPVFTDQELDARRDSALTRARELLGKHGS
- a CDS encoding FtsX-like permease family protein — protein: MSSGMAPGGSAADGLRAGGVKGDGPASDAPAGIRPVNGGGPAGGGPAGGRGRSASSGLARAALRGHRPAFAGTAVASLFAATVISASTTMLVTTGADGLSAGARRVMAQSNVGMMATILLIGSIYMSIFVIASTMGTAVAQQLREFAMLRSIGARPWQIRRAVATQAVTAAVPAAIAGCALGEVVARWWFGGMVDHGLLPPEVAFRFSLLPLPVCLAVAVVTSALAGVLAATRFAALRPARALTEAAAGRRKLGLLRLPLGLAAVAGAVIVSRLLAAQPDGKGSQGAFLVLLLFCLGVGLLGPRIIGPVARLVARLTGRFGSAAELAMLNITTQSRRFSSAVIPLVLVVAFGTTKIAVHTTAEHRTGSAGPEAGVWLDYVGTALYAGFAAIAAANTLAMITAERRRDLALLRLIGTHRRQVRSMAAWEAAVIAGTSLLLGAAIALLTLAPILKEAYGTSLPYVPWTTAAAIAGGTLLLTLLSTGLPVHLGLRRRAAETLTTA
- the recN gene encoding DNA repair protein RecN; translation: MRIRSLGVIDDAVVELSPGFTAVTGETGAGKTMVVTSLGLLLGGRADPALVRIGAKAAVVEGRLAVGPTAPAAVRAEEAGAELDDGTLLISRTVSAEGRSRAHVGGRSVPVGLLGELADDLVAVHGQTDQQGLLRPARQRQALDRYAGDAVSVPLAKYTAAYRRLRAVAAELEELTTRARERAQEADLLRFGLEEIAAVEPQPGEDTELAAEAERLGHAEGLASAASAAHAALAGDPEDPEGVDANTLVAGAHRALEAVRGHDPALAGLAERLGEIGILMADVAGELASYADGLDADPLRLAAVEERRAALTHLTRKYGQDITSVLAWAEESAARLAELEGDDDRIGELTAERDALRAELGELAQALTDARTASARRFAEAVTAELGELAMPHARVSVDIRQTEVAEESEGIEVGGRSVAFGATGADEVELLLAPHPGAPPRPISKGASGGELSRVMLAVEVVFAGSDPVPTYLFDEVDAGVGGKAAVEVGRRLARLAKSAQVVVVTHLPQVAAFADRQLLVEKTHDGSVTRSGVTVLEGEERVRELSRMLAGQEDSETARAHAEELLETARSGL